Below is a window of Geomonas oryzisoli DNA.
CTCCGATCACCTCGGTGGACATCGTCCCGGAACAGCCTGCCGCGAAATAGTGGCGGCACCTTCCCCCACCCCCTAGCCCCCTCCCGCAAGGGGCGGGGGGACCAACGGCACAAACAAAAGGCGGCGCCGAGATCACTTCTCGGCGCCGCCTTCTTTTATTGCGCAGCCATTCGGCTCTAGTTACAACTCCTCGAACTCCTCCGGATCTTCCGGAGTTTCCTCGTCGTCTTCGGCCTCATCCTCGTCGTCATAGTCCTCGTCGACGACGCGCTTCAGAAATTCCTTATTGCTTTCGATGAGTCTCCGGATCTCACCGGCCAGTTCGTCGAGATCTTCGTGTTCCACAGGTTACGCCTCCCCTCCCTTGCGCAGCAACGCCTTGCGATACAGCTCCAGATACTTGTGCACCGAGTTCTGCCAGGAATAGTCGCTGCTCATGCCGCGACGCATCAGCTTCTTCCACAACGCCTTGTCCTGGTACGCCGTCACCGCCCGGTTGATCGCCTCCCAGAGCGCCTCCGCGCTGTACTCGTCGAAAACGAAGCCGTTGGGCGTCCTGTCGTTGTCCCGCGGGTCGAAGACGCTGTCGGCAAGCCCCCCGGTCCGGCGCACCACCGGAACCGTGCCGTAGCGCATGGCGATCAGCTGCCCCAGCCCGCACGGTTCGAAGAAGGAAGGCATCAGGAACATGTCGCTGCCGGCGTAGATCTTGGGCGCCAGGGAATGGTCAAAGCCGCTGGCGAAGGCGATGTTGCGGGCGCCGGCGGCCTTGATGTCGTTGAAGGCCTTCACGTAGCGCTCCTCGCCGTTGCCCAGCAGCACCAGTTGCATCGGGGCCTTGGCGATCATCGGCAACAGTTCCGCGATCAGGTCGAACCCCTTCTGGGCGACCATGCGCGAGACCATGCCGAAGACCGGGATCTCCGGCGCGCTGGCAAGCCCCATGAGCCGCTGCAGCCCGATCTTGTCGACCATCTTGCCGGAGAGGGAGGCGTGGCTGTAGTTCTTCATGATCTCCCGGTCCATGGCCGGGTTCCATTCCTCGTAGTCGAGCCCGTTCAAAATGCCGACCAGGTCATCCTTTCTGGTCTGCAGCACGCCGTGCAGGCCGCACCCCATCTCCGGGGTCCGGATCTCGCGGCAGTAGGCCTCGGAGACGGTGGTCACGAGGTCGGCGGTGAGGATGCCCCCCTTCAGGAGGTTCACCTTGCCGTAGAATTCCAGCCCGTCGATGTTGAAGCACTCCTTGGAGAGCCCCATGGTCGCGAGCTCCTCCTTGGGGAAGAGCCCCTGGTAGGCCAGGTTGTGG
It encodes the following:
- the glgA gene encoding glycogen synthase GlgA produces the protein MKILFVASEVTPFAKTGGLADVASALPKTLKTLGHDVRIMMPFYSVVERGGMAVRKGRKSASVMVDGVEKKGFLRQAALGEIPVYLIENKEYFAREELYGTPSGDYPDNAQRFSFFCRCVLELLKKMDFRPDIIHCHDWQTALIPHYLKHERKNDPFFARTGVIFTIHNLAYQGLFPKEELATMGLSKECFNIDGLEFYGKVNLLKGGILTADLVTTVSEAYCREIRTPEMGCGLHGVLQTRKDDLVGILNGLDYEEWNPAMDREIMKNYSHASLSGKMVDKIGLQRLMGLASAPEIPVFGMVSRMVAQKGFDLIAELLPMIAKAPMQLVLLGNGEERYVKAFNDIKAAGARNIAFASGFDHSLAPKIYAGSDMFLMPSFFEPCGLGQLIAMRYGTVPVVRRTGGLADSVFDPRDNDRTPNGFVFDEYSAEALWEAINRAVTAYQDKALWKKLMRRGMSSDYSWQNSVHKYLELYRKALLRKGGEA